The Anaerolineales bacterium region CAGCGTTTCACTGTCGGGAAGTCGGCGTTCTCCGCCAGTTCGCGGCACTCCGCGAAGATCCCCTCCAACGACTGGTTCTGCCATGTTCCGAATAGGTGGTTGGTCATACAAAACCTCCAGCCGAGATGGTCGAAATATATCTCATTATTTCAACACATCGTAACGAAAGTGAGATATATTCAGTATACTCCTCTTTCTGGAATTGTCAACACAGAAAAGAAAACTTTAAGGGTCAGGGCTACTGCGTAGGGCGTGTTCCTAACGCTCCTTACGCGTGAGCGCCGTAATCCTCCTCCGCTTTTTTCTGCGATACCCTGCCCGCGCGGACATCTTCGGCAAGCGCGTCGCGGTCACGCTCGGAGGGAGGACCGTAGCCCCCGCCGCCTGCCGCGTCCATGACGACCACATCGCCTGGGTTGAGTTTGGTCAAGCCATAGGGATTCCCGTCCTTGCCATTGACGAGAAATTTTGCGCGCGAGCCCGCCTGCCCGCCAGCCAGTCCGTCGGGGGGGAGGCGAAAGCGTCCCGCCTGGATGCCCAGGTTGACGGGAGTCTGAGGCGCATGGTCGCCAGCGGGTACGCGGATGACGGTGCGAGTCCCCAGCCCGCCGCGAAATTTTCCCGCGCCGCCCGAATCCATCAGAAGTTCGCGGCGTTCGACAATGAGCGGCGTGTCGCTTTCGAGAATCTCGGCGGGAGTGTTCGCGCCGTTGGCGGGGAAGATGAAACTGTTTTCGCCGTCGCGCCGAACGCTCGCGCCCATGCCGCCACCGCGAATGACGACCGCGTGCCAGGGGCGACCGTCGTTGCGCGTTCCGTAGAAAACGTTCATCGTGGCGGGCGTGCCACCGCTCCCCGCGATGACGCGATGCGGCAAGGCTTGAGCCAAGGCGCGATAGATGATCTCGGTCATGAAGTGACCGATCTGCATCCGCGCCGCGACCGCGGCTGGGAAACGACAATTGACCACCGTGCCTTCGGGCGCGTTGAGGCGGATGACGGCGACGCTCCCGTGGTTGTTGGGAAGGTCGGGATCGAAAATGCTTTTGATTGCCATGTGGACGTAGGCGAAAGTGAAGTTGAAAACAACGTTGCCGCCCCAGTTGACCTGCGGCGAAGAACCCGTGAGGTCAACGGAGATGTCGCTGTCTTTGATTTCGACCGCCGCCTTGATGACGATATCCTTCTGCCCCTCCACTTGTTCGATGACGCCTTCGGCGCGGTAGATGCCGTCGGGAACCTGGGCGATGGCAGAGCGCATACTTTTTTCACTGCGGGAGATGATTTCGTTTGCGAGATCGTCCAGATTGTCGAGTTGGTATTCGGTCAACATGCGCTGAACCTGCGCCGCGCAGACGTGGTTCGCCGCGATCTGCGAACGGATGTCGCCGATGACATTCTCAGGCGTGCGGACGTTCCAGTGAATCATGTCCATGACCGCCTGATTAAGTTCGCCTGCCGCGTAGAGTTTCACCAGCGGAATGAACAGTCCCTCTTCAAAGACATCGTGGTTATCAGACGCGACGCGCCCGCCGATATCCGAGTGATGCAGGACGCAGGCGGTAAACGCCACCAGTTGGTCTTTGTGGAAGATCGGGCTGAAGACGCAAATATCGTTGAGGTGTCCTGCCAGCGCCCACGGATCGTTGGTGATGAAGACGTCGCCTGGCTTGAAATGATCCGCTGGCAATTTCCTGACCAGATTTTGAATGCCCAACGCCATCGCGCCCGATTGACCTGGCGTGGCAAGCGTCCCCTGCGCCAGTTCGCGCCCGTGACGGTCGGTGAACATGCAGGTGTAATCGTGCGCGTCGCGCAACAGGCTGGAGAAGGCGGTGCGCGCTACGGCGGCGTCGGCTTCATCCACGATGGAGATGAGTCTCCGCCAGAGGATTTCGAGCGTGATGGGGTCGAAGGTTTGGGTCATGAGTTATTCCGTGAATCTAGCGTACGGCAAGATTTATCTTGCCCGCTGGGTACAAAGTAAACTTTGCGGCGCTGAAAATTACTCCGTCGGCATTTCCATCCAGAGGAATCCGTACTGATCAACCGAGACCGCCGCGTCTTCGCCGACGATGATGGTTGACTCGCGTTCTTCGATGATGGCGGGACCGGGAAACGCCGCGCCGGGATATAACTTGTAACGGTCATACACGGTGAACGGGATGAAATCCTTTGCAATACCGGAGAATGCCAACCGCTCGCCTTTGACGGCTTGCTTGACGTCTCCTTTGCGCGGCTCCAGTTTTTGCAGTTTCAACGGATGCGCCGGCAGGCTGGCACGGACTCGGAAGTTGACAAACTCAACCGGGATTTCGGGATACGTCCTTCCATATAATCGTTCATAATTTTGGTCGAACTGGCGGCGCAGGTCGGCTGGGTTGAGGGTGGGAAAAGGCTCGCCGGGCAGAAGCAGGTTCGTCTCCGAGCCTTGACCGGTGAAGCGCGCATCCACCGAACGGGCGAAGGAAATCTCATCTGTCGCGCCAGCCGTCCGCAACGTGCGTTCGCCTTCCGCTTCCATCGAACGAAAGATGGATTCGATCTCGTCGAAGTCCGCGCCCAACAACGGCGCTTTGTGGCTGCGGACCAGATCGAAGGCGCGGGGGGCGGTGAAAAATCCCATGGCGGAACCGACCCCGGCGTTGGGAGGCACGATCACCCGCGGCGCGCCGAGTTTGCGAGCCAAGCCATACGCGTGGACGGGTCCCGCTCCGCCGAACGCGGCGATCGTCGTCACTTTGGGGTTGCCGCCGCGTTCCGCGATGTGCGTCTTCGCCGCCGCCGCCATCGTTTCATTGATCAGGTCGTGGATGCCCCAAAGCGCCTGAATGTACGAAACGCCCAGCGGCTGGGCGATCTGTTCCTCCACGCCGCGCCGCGCCGCATCGAGATTCAGTTTCATTTCGCCGCCCAGAAAATATTTGGCATCGAGATAGCCCAATAGCAGATCCGTATCGGTGACGGTGGGCTGTTTTCCGCCGCGCCCATAACAGATGGGACCCGGCTCCGCGCCCGAACTTTCGGGACCGACTTGCAATGTGCCAAGCCGACTGACGTGGGCAATGCTCCCGCCGCCCGCGCCGATCTCCATCAGATCCACGACCGGGACTTGAATCGTCAGCCCACTGCCTTTCATGAAGCGCTGAACTCTGCCAACCTCAAACGTGGGAACAACTCCCGCCACGCCACTTTGAATCAAGCAGGATTTGGCGGTGGTGCCGCCCATGTCGAAGCAGAACATCTCAGGCAAATTGAAGAGGCGGCTGAAATATTCGCCCGCGATCACCGCCGCCGTCGGACCCGATTCGATGATGCGCACGGGAAATTCCGCCGCCGTTTCAACCGAGGTGACTCCGCCGCTCGACAGCATGATGAACAATTGTCCGCCGAAGCCGAGCGAACTCAAACGCTTCGAAAGTTTTCGCAGATAACTTTCCGTCAGCGGTTTGACGTAGGCGTTGGCGACGGTCGTGCTGGCGCGTTCGTATTCACGAATCTGCGGCAGGACTTCATACGATGTGGAGATGGAAACTTCAGGGAATTCTTTGGCGATGATTTGCTTGACCGCCAACTCATGCGCGGGGTTTTCAAACGAGTTGAGCAAACAGACGGCAATGGATTTGACGCCTTCCTTTTTCAAGGCGTGAACGGTTTCTGTCGCCTGATTCACATCCAACGGTTTCAACACGCTTCCGTCGGCGCGCATCCGTTCGCTGACTTCCATCCGCAAAGGGCGCGGCACAAGCGGTTTTGGAAATTCGGCGAACACATCGTACGGAGCATAACGCGTCTCTCGCCCAAGTTCCAGCACGTCGCGGAATCCGTCTGTCGTGATCAAGCCCGTCCGCGCGCCTTTGCGTTCGATGATGGCGTTGATGACCAGCGTCGTGCCGTGAATCACTTCTTTCATTTTTTGCGCCAGCTCGGGCACGCGCTTGGCTAATGCCTGCACACCCTCCTCCACCGCGTCGGACGGGTCGCCGGGCGTGGTGAGGCATTTATACACTTTGAT contains the following coding sequences:
- a CDS encoding hydantoinase/oxoprolinase family protein: MRLGCDIGGTFTDFVLLDDETGEIKVYKCLTTPGDPSDAVEEGVQALAKRVPELAQKMKEVIHGTTLVINAIIERKGARTGLITTDGFRDVLELGRETRYAPYDVFAEFPKPLVPRPLRMEVSERMRADGSVLKPLDVNQATETVHALKKEGVKSIAVCLLNSFENPAHELAVKQIIAKEFPEVSISTSYEVLPQIREYERASTTVANAYVKPLTESYLRKLSKRLSSLGFGGQLFIMLSSGGVTSVETAAEFPVRIIESGPTAAVIAGEYFSRLFNLPEMFCFDMGGTTAKSCLIQSGVAGVVPTFEVGRVQRFMKGSGLTIQVPVVDLMEIGAGGGSIAHVSRLGTLQVGPESSGAEPGPICYGRGGKQPTVTDTDLLLGYLDAKYFLGGEMKLNLDAARRGVEEQIAQPLGVSYIQALWGIHDLINETMAAAAKTHIAERGGNPKVTTIAAFGGAGPVHAYGLARKLGAPRVIVPPNAGVGSAMGFFTAPRAFDLVRSHKAPLLGADFDEIESIFRSMEAEGERTLRTAGATDEISFARSVDARFTGQGSETNLLLPGEPFPTLNPADLRRQFDQNYERLYGRTYPEIPVEFVNFRVRASLPAHPLKLQKLEPRKGDVKQAVKGERLAFSGIAKDFIPFTVYDRYKLYPGAAFPGPAIIEERESTIIVGEDAAVSVDQYGFLWMEMPTE
- a CDS encoding hydantoinase B/oxoprolinase family protein — protein: MTQTFDPITLEILWRRLISIVDEADAAVARTAFSSLLRDAHDYTCMFTDRHGRELAQGTLATPGQSGAMALGIQNLVRKLPADHFKPGDVFITNDPWALAGHLNDICVFSPIFHKDQLVAFTACVLHHSDIGGRVASDNHDVFEEGLFIPLVKLYAAGELNQAVMDMIHWNVRTPENVIGDIRSQIAANHVCAAQVQRMLTEYQLDNLDDLANEIISRSEKSMRSAIAQVPDGIYRAEGVIEQVEGQKDIVIKAAVEIKDSDISVDLTGSSPQVNWGGNVVFNFTFAYVHMAIKSIFDPDLPNNHGSVAVIRLNAPEGTVVNCRFPAAVAARMQIGHFMTEIIYRALAQALPHRVIAGSGGTPATMNVFYGTRNDGRPWHAVVIRGGGMGASVRRDGENSFIFPANGANTPAEILESDTPLIVERRELLMDSGGAGKFRGGLGTRTVIRVPAGDHAPQTPVNLGIQAGRFRLPPDGLAGGQAGSRAKFLVNGKDGNPYGLTKLNPGDVVVMDAAGGGGYGPPSERDRDALAEDVRAGRVSQKKAEEDYGAHA